One genomic region from Pristiophorus japonicus isolate sPriJap1 chromosome 27, sPriJap1.hap1, whole genome shotgun sequence encodes:
- the LOC139239328 gene encoding dipeptidyl peptidase 3-like, with translation MSVRQWRRALGRNSCLTGGGGVGLAERGPGRGRGCAGRPQVISGRRQWMNEAAEKRGAGNCRFDCGLSKRGKMVDSQYVLPNDVGISLLDCKEAFQLLSKEEKLYAHYVSRASWYGGLVVLLQTSPESPAIYVLLQKLFKAQPLCELQEAATALGMTSEEYQAFLVYAAGVYSNMGNYKSFGDTKFVPNLPQVQYWKYNLPA, from the exons ATGTCCGTCCGGCAGTGGCGGCGTGCGCTTGGTCGAAACAGTTGTCTGACAGGCGGCGGCGGTGTGGGATTGGCGGAGAGAGGCCCTGGGAGGGGCAGGGGCTGCGCCGGCCGGCCCCAGGTCATCTCAGGCCGCAGGCAGTGGATGAATGAAGCGGCGGAGAAGCGAGGCGCCGGTAACTGTAG ATTTGACTGCGGCCTGTCGAAGCGAGGCAAGATGGTGGACTCTCAGTACGTGTTGCCCAACGATGTCGGCATCTCGCTGCTGGACTGCAAGGAGGCCTTCCAGCTCCTGTCAAAGGAGGAGAAGCTGTATGCGCACTACGTCTCGCGGGCCTCCTGGTACGGCGGGCTGGTGGTGCTGTTACAGACCTCGCCAGAGTCACCCGCCATCTACGTGCTGCTGCAGAAGCTCTTCAAAGCTCAGCCCCTCTGCGAGCTTCAGGAAGCGGCCACGGCGCTCGGCATGACCTCCGAGGAATACCAG GCATTCCTTGTGTATGCAGCGGGAGTTTATTCCAACATGGGCAACTACAAGTCCTTTGGGGACACCAAGTTTGTGCCTAACCTACCACAGGTACAGTATTGGAAATATAATTTGCCCGCCTGA
- the LOC139239421 gene encoding distal membrane-arm assembly complex protein 1-like isoform X2, producing the protein MAGSGKNEEAAAAAAPAQLFKDCWGCRAVSGGGLIGAGGYVLAAARRVMQRGAPPGLGAVAQIVFGLGLASWGVVILVDPVGKSHPK; encoded by the exons ATGGCGGGTTCTGGCAAAAACGaggaggctgctgctgctgctgctcccgctcAACTCTTCAAGGACTGCTGGGGCTGCCGGGCGGTGAGCGGCGGCGGCCTGATCGGGGCGGGGGGCTACGTGTTGGCCGCCGCCCGCCGGGTGATGCAGCGAGGGGCCCCGCCCGGCCTGGGCGCCGTGGCCCAGATTGTCTTCGGCCTTG GTCTGGCATCCTGGGGTGTGGTGATCTTAGTCGACCCGGTTGGGAAATCTCACCCAAAGTAG
- the LOC139239421 gene encoding distal membrane-arm assembly complex protein 1-like isoform X1: MAGSGKNEEAAAAAAPAQLFKDCWGCRAVSGGGLIGAGGYVLAAARRVMQRGAPPGLGAVAQIVFGLALLNRKLAICRSRETVPIGGRVENQRTQI, from the exons ATGGCGGGTTCTGGCAAAAACGaggaggctgctgctgctgctgctcccgctcAACTCTTCAAGGACTGCTGGGGCTGCCGGGCGGTGAGCGGCGGCGGCCTGATCGGGGCGGGGGGCTACGTGTTGGCCGCCGCCCGCCGGGTGATGCAGCGAGGGGCCCCGCCCGGCCTGGGCGCCGTGGCCCAGATTGTCTTCGGCCTTG CTTTGCTTAACAGAAAGTTAGCAAtctgtagatcgagagaaactgttcccattggcggaagggtcgagaaccagaggacacagatttaa